In the Terriglobia bacterium genome, TTTGCGAGAGGGCGCATGGGACAAGGAGAAACAGAAAAATGGCTGCTGGGGGAGGCCAATCCACACAGTCCCGTGCGGCCAGACACGGCGGCGGGTCGGCCAATGGTCTGATGCTGCTGACCACCTTCTTCTGGGCAAGCAATATTGTCGCCGGCAAGGTAGCGCTCGCGGGCTTCAACGCATTGGCTCTTGCCCAACTGCGAATGGCCGCGGCCGCGATTCTCTACGTGTTGCTGTATATTGCCTGGCGAGGCGTTCCCAACGTGCGGTTGAAGCGGCGCCAGTGGCTGATCCTGGGCTTAATGGCGTTCACGGGCATTACCTTGAATCAGATTTGTTATATCGGCGGCCTCGCAAGGACCTCCGTGACCCATACGGGCCTCATTCAGGCTATTGGGCCGATCATGGTGCTGTTACTTTCTGCCTCGATGGGGATGGAAGCGCTCACGTCCAGGAAGGTCCTCGGCATGGTGATTTCATTTGTGGGGGTGGCCCTGTTGTTGATTGAGAAGCCTGCGCAGGGAAGCGGCGCACATTGGGTAGGGGATTTAATCTTGATTGCCGCTGACGCCGTCTTCGCCTATTACACCATTTTGACGAAGGAAGTTGCGGATTGCTATGATCCGCTGACACTCAATACCCTCGTGTTCAGCCTGGGAGCGATTCTGCTGGTTCCTTTTTGTGCCGCATCCGTGGCCAAGGTCCGGTGGGACCAGGTATCGTCACATGCTTGGTGGGGACTGGCCTATATGGTGCTCTTTGGTTCTCTCGTGGCGTATCTCATTTACGCCTTCGCCTTAGAGAAGTTGTCCGCTTCAAATGTCGCCGCGTTTGCGTACCTTCAGCCGGTGATGGCTGCCTTGTTGGGCATATGGCTCTTGGCCGAGAAAGTTTCCTTAAAGGTCGTGCTCGGCGGAACGTTGATTCTGTGCGGTGTCTACCTCACGGAACACGCCCGGGGAGAGCGGAAAAACATTCAGCATCTGGCCACGGGCCGCATGTGAAGCGGGTAGCGAAGAGTCTCGTTTTTTTGAGACTCTGCGGATTTTGGTTGGATTCGGCCTTTCCGGGCTGGGATTACTAACCGCAAGCCGCAACCCTGCTCCGCGCCGATCGGACCCTTAAAATCAATATCTTAGCTGTGCGCGCGCAAAACGGACGCCTTGGGAATGATGTCTCTACCGTTGCCGGGTGCCTATTAACCATTTGATGACTTGACTTTTCAAAACACGCTTGGTAGATTGCCTGCGCTGCGAAGTTCTGCTTCGTGCTTCTACGAGGCAGCCTTCTTTGTAATCTTTCAGGCTGCAGGAACGTTACCGACTTTTTCAATCGCATTGGGGGAGAGGGACCTCCCGTCGTGCAGGGAGAACACGCGCTGTGCGAATCGCAAGCGAACGGGGATGAGCCTCGCCTGGTTTTAGGCCGAGGCGTTGAATTGACCCGATAAATTACTGAGGATCACAAAATATGGTGACAAGACCGTTTGTAGCGCCGCCGTCCCGGCGGCAATTTTCAGGGCCGGTTCCGCTTGGGTGGACCAGCGCTACGAAAGTCCGCCACTCTATTATGCAATCCTCATTCAATCCCACGGTTCCGGGGAGCACGGACCCGGCAGGAGGCCCCAAATGAAAAAAGTGGT is a window encoding:
- a CDS encoding DMT family transporter; the encoded protein is MLLTTFFWASNIVAGKVALAGFNALALAQLRMAAAAILYVLLYIAWRGVPNVRLKRRQWLILGLMAFTGITLNQICYIGGLARTSVTHTGLIQAIGPIMVLLLSASMGMEALTSRKVLGMVISFVGVALLLIEKPAQGSGAHWVGDLILIAADAVFAYYTILTKEVADCYDPLTLNTLVFSLGAILLVPFCAASVAKVRWDQVSSHAWWGLAYMVLFGSLVAYLIYAFALEKLSASNVAAFAYLQPVMAALLGIWLLAEKVSLKVVLGGTLILCGVYLTEHARGERKNIQHLATGRM